The following proteins come from a genomic window of Pirellulaceae bacterium:
- a CDS encoding class I SAM-dependent methyltransferase produces the protein MKPIVQERGYQIYRCRNCGLAQVRPIPQDTTIENSDYWHVNVDDPQVQVSRLGSQKVFAGGIDKIEQHSGLSVRGKKLLDVGCGMGLFLEVAQQRGAAIHGIDLTPEAVQFTRKLCGVDTIQQGSFESSDYAPGSFEIITGWNMLHSVNSPTDWLKKAHQLLSDHGILLLKVPNITFFNALHRLPRLTKLLGIPKTPYLTTVPPLALYGYSTTTLSKLLRKANFDVLWVGCSPINERRGMHAKLSTALSTLATASMGHVNYHPVIMAVARKR, from the coding sequence TTGAAACCTATCGTCCAGGAGCGGGGCTATCAGATTTATCGTTGCCGGAACTGCGGGCTGGCTCAGGTGCGCCCGATTCCCCAAGATACCACGATCGAGAATAGCGATTACTGGCACGTCAACGTAGACGACCCGCAGGTACAAGTCTCTCGTTTGGGATCGCAAAAGGTATTTGCGGGTGGCATCGACAAGATTGAACAACATTCAGGTCTGTCGGTTCGCGGCAAAAAGTTGCTGGATGTTGGCTGCGGAATGGGGTTGTTCTTGGAAGTGGCTCAGCAGCGTGGCGCCGCTATTCACGGCATCGACTTGACTCCTGAAGCCGTACAATTCACTCGCAAACTGTGCGGTGTCGACACGATTCAACAAGGCAGCTTTGAATCCAGCGATTACGCACCCGGCAGCTTTGAGATCATTACCGGTTGGAACATGTTGCACTCGGTGAATAGCCCCACCGATTGGTTGAAGAAAGCTCATCAATTGTTGAGCGATCATGGAATCTTGCTCCTGAAGGTGCCGAACATCACATTCTTCAACGCGTTGCACCGCCTGCCGCGACTGACCAAGCTGTTGGGTATTCCCAAGACGCCGTACTTGACCACCGTTCCGCCGCTTGCCTTGTACGGTTATTCGACAACGACCTTGAGTAAGCTGTTGCGTAAAGCGAATTTCGATGTTTTGTGGGTCGGCTGTTCACCGATTAACGAACGACGCGGCATGCACGCCAAGTTATCAACGGCGTTGTCGACACTGGCGACTGCTTCGATGGGTCATGTCAACTATCACCCAGTCATCATGGCCGTGGCACGCAAGCGATAA
- a CDS encoding GNAT family N-acetyltransferase: protein MKLRALEAEELPAYDQLARSHGTLFNRVDWLSMFGDRVRLLGLFDKGDRMVGGAAVYAESRFGLTLLRRAPFTPGCGPFLKPAAKNPVARLEEHREALSLLLDYVESLKPAICMLPLNQQVRDVMPLLWRKYKAVPAYTYQIDLTQALDEIRSQMSPTRRNDISKAVRDGVEVRQISDPHIVYELVLSTFRRQSKAVDTQTLNSILHHYRNEQNSFAFCAYRDALPVAVSLIVHDGTIGYYLLGGAIESNRHHGAGAVALFAAIEHAHRIGLKVFDFEGSVIPAIERFFRGFGGRLVPYYTMNKAWLPLEMLLKFKKREWF, encoded by the coding sequence ATGAAACTACGCGCCCTGGAGGCTGAAGAATTACCGGCATACGATCAACTGGCCCGAAGCCACGGCACGCTGTTTAATCGCGTGGACTGGTTGAGCATGTTCGGCGATCGCGTGAGACTGCTGGGCTTGTTTGACAAAGGCGATCGAATGGTCGGCGGTGCTGCTGTGTATGCCGAATCGCGATTTGGCCTTACGCTGCTGCGTCGCGCACCGTTCACGCCTGGTTGCGGACCTTTTCTGAAACCAGCCGCTAAGAATCCTGTGGCGCGGTTGGAAGAACATCGTGAGGCGCTGTCGTTGCTGCTGGATTATGTTGAATCACTCAAACCCGCAATCTGCATGTTACCGCTAAATCAACAGGTGCGGGATGTTATGCCCTTGCTGTGGCGCAAGTACAAAGCAGTGCCAGCCTACACTTACCAAATCGACTTGACTCAAGCTTTGGACGAAATCCGTTCGCAAATGTCACCTACGCGCCGCAACGATATCTCCAAAGCAGTCCGCGATGGTGTTGAGGTACGACAGATTTCGGATCCTCATATCGTCTACGAATTGGTGCTCAGCACTTTTCGTCGTCAGAGTAAGGCAGTGGATACACAAACGCTGAATTCGATCTTGCACCACTATCGCAACGAACAAAATAGTTTTGCTTTTTGCGCCTATCGCGATGCCTTACCGGTTGCCGTATCACTGATCGTGCACGACGGTACGATCGGTTATTATCTACTGGGTGGTGCCATCGAATCCAATCGACACCATGGTGCTGGAGCTGTGGCATTATTCGCAGCCATCGAGCACGCTCATCGCATTGGATTAAAAGTTTTCGACTTCGAGGGTTCGGTCATCCCGGCTATTGAACGATTCTTTCGCGGTTTCGGCGGACGGCTGGTGCCCTACTACACCATGAATAAGGCCTGGCTGCCGCTGGAGATGTTGCTGAAATTTAAGAAACGCGAGTGGTTTTAG
- a CDS encoding glycosyltransferase family 4 protein, with translation MGFRAAVAGPADASGDYQGIALISIFDPTRIRWFRHRVFAWIRVCWWALFSKFRIFHFHDPDLIPAGIVLRLFGRKVIYDVHDDYQATFQLLTANRWWLRNWFPSCWWRFERTAARLFNGVIVADRHLAQKFQACRPIVLGNFPRLDFTNPADTSHESTFNVLYVGGVTRERGLKVALDSLKTLPQQDIRLHVIGPCHDQLLLQELSHDPRVVVHGRLNWTELSRHYERAHIGLALYQPLPIFLYCTGENAVKIIEYMAAGIPVLSADFPGLRAFVSEAGVGLVVDPQDAVAVAGQIQRLYSDRELLSHLGRRGRELFESEYHWEKHEPKLAELYRQVSN, from the coding sequence ATGGGGTTTCGTGCAGCTGTCGCAGGCCCAGCAGACGCATCCGGTGATTATCAAGGCATCGCGCTAATCTCGATCTTTGACCCAACTCGGATTCGCTGGTTTCGCCACCGAGTTTTTGCATGGATACGAGTTTGCTGGTGGGCATTGTTTTCAAAATTTCGTATCTTCCACTTTCACGATCCAGACCTGATCCCAGCAGGCATCGTACTCAGGCTATTTGGTAGAAAGGTAATCTACGATGTGCATGACGATTACCAAGCGACCTTCCAGTTATTGACTGCCAATCGCTGGTGGTTACGGAATTGGTTTCCGAGTTGCTGGTGGAGATTCGAGCGAACTGCTGCTAGGTTATTTAACGGCGTAATCGTGGCAGACCGGCATTTGGCACAAAAATTCCAAGCTTGTAGACCCATCGTTCTGGGAAATTTTCCCCGTTTGGATTTCACCAATCCAGCAGACACTTCTCATGAATCAACATTCAATGTGCTGTATGTTGGAGGCGTTACACGTGAGCGCGGACTAAAGGTAGCTCTTGATTCGCTCAAGACACTTCCGCAACAAGATATTCGGTTGCATGTAATTGGCCCTTGTCACGATCAATTGTTGCTGCAGGAGCTAAGCCATGACCCACGTGTCGTAGTACACGGTCGGTTGAATTGGACTGAACTCAGTCGCCATTACGAACGCGCCCACATTGGGCTGGCTCTGTATCAGCCGCTACCCATTTTTTTGTATTGTACTGGGGAAAACGCCGTAAAAATCATCGAATATATGGCCGCTGGCATTCCGGTACTGTCAGCGGATTTTCCCGGCCTGAGGGCATTCGTTAGCGAAGCCGGAGTTGGACTGGTGGTTGATCCGCAAGATGCTGTGGCCGTCGCAGGACAAATCCAGCGACTGTACAGTGATCGCGAGCTGCTGTCTCACTTGGGGAGGCGGGGACGAGAACTATTCGAATCTGAGTACCATTGGGAAAAACACGAGCCCAAGCTCGCCGAACTCTATCGGCAAGTCAGCAACTGA
- a CDS encoding class I SAM-dependent methyltransferase: MAKETYSQILLKGGPLVRWQRFARFHAAVGYMQQLGAHQQQRLLDIGAADGIGLPFFEPLFKEVVCLNYYENHCRELLSAFPGRTVVAADARNIPLPDGGFSFVVSLETLHLIPERREDAIRQVHRLLEPGGHFIFSVPIEIGYTALLKYFSRGLSRHGLDGMNFPMALRHVFPKAFNVKQFDKGRQVGFDAYDFRDSIAPWFDVIRTRVLPLPVLLPFNLMVVARRK; this comes from the coding sequence ATGGCTAAAGAGACCTATTCGCAAATTCTGCTCAAAGGCGGGCCGTTGGTGCGCTGGCAGCGGTTTGCGCGATTCCATGCCGCCGTTGGCTACATGCAGCAACTAGGTGCACACCAGCAGCAACGGCTATTGGACATCGGAGCGGCCGATGGCATCGGATTGCCTTTTTTTGAACCGTTGTTCAAGGAAGTCGTGTGCTTGAACTACTATGAAAACCATTGTCGCGAACTGCTGTCCGCCTTTCCAGGCCGGACTGTTGTTGCGGCTGACGCTCGCAATATTCCGTTGCCCGATGGTGGGTTTTCCTTCGTGGTCTCGCTAGAAACATTGCATTTGATCCCGGAACGTCGGGAGGATGCAATCCGCCAAGTACATCGACTCCTGGAACCGGGTGGTCATTTCATCTTCAGTGTGCCCATTGAGATCGGATACACGGCGCTGCTCAAATATTTCTCGCGCGGTCTGAGCCGTCATGGATTAGATGGCATGAATTTTCCCATGGCTCTGCGACACGTCTTCCCCAAGGCGTTCAATGTCAAACAATTCGACAAAGGTCGGCAGGTTGGCTTCGATGCCTACGATTTTCGCGATAGCATCGCACCTTGGTTTGATGTGATCCGCACACGTGTGCTGCCTCTGCCCGTACTGCTGCCATTCAATTTGATGGTGGTCGCACGTCGTAAGTAA
- a CDS encoding glycosyltransferase family 4 protein: protein MRLIFIHQFFAGPESPGPAQPRRLVRYLADRGHEVIVLAGDYNAYTEQTEPTESITTQQGGSVMVHRLKVPRQLRASMLNRLRSYGYFAWAAYRFGRSLPAADVVLASIQPLFSGMAARALARKFRCPFLLEVRDLWPDALVVRRLVTGYKAWILERMARSNYFSADRVVCLTPGLKTELLKKGVPAERIDLFPNAYDKHLYDLPPETRQQVRQQMGWGDQFVAVYTGTHTVVTAIDVIVRAANELKDRADIRIDLFGTGQTKQEAIELAAQLGLTNIHFHDAVPKKRVPEILAGADAGIMTLFQSPLIHIYFENKLIDYMAAGKPILAAMDGVQPILIERAGAGRVVHGLDHAGLSKLIRDTADNPANARAMGEAGYKFVSANVTQEIVLQHYAAVLEAMAQRKLHEVPVWDPLNL from the coding sequence ATGCGTCTGATTTTCATCCACCAATTTTTTGCCGGCCCCGAATCGCCTGGCCCAGCGCAGCCGCGCCGATTGGTGCGCTACTTGGCTGATCGGGGCCATGAGGTCATCGTACTGGCTGGCGATTACAACGCCTACACCGAACAGACCGAACCGACGGAGTCGATCACGACTCAGCAGGGCGGTTCGGTAATGGTTCATCGCTTGAAGGTGCCCAGGCAATTACGAGCCAGCATGCTCAATCGCCTGCGGTCATACGGTTATTTCGCGTGGGCTGCCTATCGGTTTGGTCGCAGTCTACCCGCTGCGGATGTGGTGCTGGCGAGTATTCAACCTCTGTTCAGCGGGATGGCTGCGCGAGCGCTAGCGCGTAAGTTTCGTTGCCCGTTCTTGTTGGAAGTACGCGATCTTTGGCCCGACGCGCTGGTCGTTCGTCGTTTGGTAACCGGCTATAAAGCCTGGATATTGGAGCGAATGGCCCGGTCGAACTACTTCTCCGCAGATCGCGTCGTGTGTTTGACTCCGGGGCTCAAGACCGAACTGCTAAAGAAGGGCGTGCCCGCCGAGCGAATTGACCTGTTCCCCAATGCTTATGACAAGCATTTGTATGATCTGCCGCCTGAAACCCGACAGCAGGTACGCCAGCAGATGGGCTGGGGCGACCAATTTGTGGCAGTCTATACCGGCACACACACTGTGGTCACCGCCATCGATGTCATCGTCCGTGCTGCCAACGAATTGAAGGATCGCGCGGATATTCGTATCGACCTGTTTGGTACTGGACAGACCAAGCAGGAAGCCATCGAACTGGCCGCGCAGTTAGGTCTAACCAACATCCACTTTCACGATGCGGTGCCCAAGAAGCGTGTGCCCGAGATTTTGGCCGGTGCGGACGCCGGTATCATGACGTTGTTTCAGAGCCCGCTGATACATATTTATTTTGAGAACAAGTTGATCGACTACATGGCCGCAGGCAAGCCGATACTGGCTGCGATGGACGGAGTGCAGCCGATCTTAATAGAGCGAGCTGGTGCCGGTCGCGTTGTTCATGGTCTGGATCATGCTGGACTGTCGAAACTGATCCGTGATACAGCCGACAATCCGGCCAATGCGAGAGCCATGGGCGAGGCAGGATACAAATTCGTATCTGCCAATGTGACTCAAGAAATTGTCCTGCAGCACTACGCGGCTGTTCTGGAGGCGATGGCTCAGCGCAAACTGCATGAGGTACCGGTTTGGGATCCACTGAATCTGTGA
- a CDS encoding FemAB family PEP-CTERM system-associated protein — translation MSADVLFKYTSHDDQRESAAVVTVRLLQSATEDLHRWDRYVLAHPEATMFHLSSWQMVIQRALGYQPSYLLAEQSGAVVGICPLFVLRTRLFGTFAVSLPFLNYGGIVGDSIQIQQALLDQASDIGRQADCRYIELRQRYPLQLDLPRDERKVGSFLSLEGGTEQVFKRLHQNVRNKVRKAEKNEVIVQSGPECLKDFYAVYSRNLRDLGTPVISPRFFAEIQRAFPDTCRVYRAVRHGHTIAAKFVVFDANTCYFVWSASIRDQLQYAPVQLMNWRAIEDAIGVGCQTVDFGRSTRGSSHEEFKKFWGVQAETLPWCYKLLSQTEMPGLAKENPKFSLAIEGWKRLPLPISRLLGPPLARLLP, via the coding sequence TTGTCTGCTGATGTTTTATTTAAGTACACAAGCCACGACGATCAACGGGAGTCCGCTGCAGTGGTGACGGTACGGCTACTTCAGTCCGCGACAGAGGACCTGCATCGCTGGGATCGATACGTTTTGGCACATCCTGAAGCCACCATGTTTCACCTCAGTTCGTGGCAGATGGTTATTCAGCGTGCACTGGGATATCAACCCAGCTATTTGCTAGCTGAGCAATCCGGCGCGGTAGTGGGCATCTGTCCGCTTTTCGTCCTGCGGACACGTCTATTCGGTACTTTTGCGGTTAGCCTGCCATTCTTGAACTATGGAGGAATTGTTGGAGATTCAATTCAAATTCAGCAGGCGCTGTTGGATCAGGCTAGCGACATTGGCCGACAGGCCGACTGCCGATACATTGAACTCCGCCAGCGTTACCCGCTGCAGCTCGATCTGCCGCGTGACGAACGTAAAGTAGGGTCGTTTTTGTCGTTAGAGGGTGGCACCGAGCAAGTCTTCAAGCGGCTGCACCAAAATGTGCGGAACAAAGTTCGCAAAGCTGAAAAAAACGAAGTGATCGTCCAGTCAGGGCCAGAATGTCTGAAGGATTTTTATGCGGTCTACTCGCGCAATTTGCGCGACCTGGGCACTCCGGTGATTTCGCCACGTTTTTTTGCCGAGATTCAGCGAGCGTTTCCCGATACTTGCCGCGTGTATCGGGCTGTGCGCCACGGACACACGATCGCGGCTAAGTTCGTAGTTTTCGACGCTAACACCTGCTATTTTGTGTGGTCGGCGTCGATTCGCGATCAATTGCAGTACGCACCTGTTCAGCTCATGAACTGGCGAGCCATTGAGGATGCGATCGGGGTTGGCTGCCAGACCGTTGACTTTGGCCGCAGTACACGGGGTTCGAGCCACGAAGAGTTCAAAAAATTCTGGGGCGTTCAGGCGGAGACGTTGCCTTGGTGTTACAAGTTGCTAAGTCAGACTGAGATGCCTGGACTAGCCAAAGAGAATCCGAAATTCAGTTTGGCAATTGAAGGTTGGAAACGCTTACCGCTGCCAATCAGCCGGCTACTTGGCCCACCTTTGGCTCGATTGCTACCGTAA
- a CDS encoding glycosyltransferase, with protein MLAVAGSRTIRRATLRDSICQLTSAHALDDERILHRMAWSAQRLGYRSQVAGPAATDGHYAGITLHSVYDRTAPGLWNRRLLAWLRLAWWALRSNFRVFHLHDPDLLLTGMVLRLCGRKVIYDVHDDYQAAFQTRLRGRPVLRALVPRTWWLLERNAARLFQGVIVADHHLARKFRHCQPVILGNYPRLDFTRAADTSRETTFNLLYVGGVSRYRGLHIVAQALQLLPQTDLRLHIVGTCREAGLRDELTADARVVLHGQVEWTRLHTIYERAHVGLAIYQPIPEFVTVDHSAKIIEYMAAGLPIITADFPGLRRFVQEPGCGVVVDPTSPTALAAEIDSLYKDPQRRLELGRRGRKLFEAEYHWEQHEPKLAALYGQLRHHAPVIERSAYY; from the coding sequence GTGCTTGCTGTAGCTGGAAGCCGAACGATTCGCAGGGCAACTCTACGGGATTCGATTTGCCAACTGACTTCAGCGCACGCGCTGGACGACGAGCGTATTCTACATCGCATGGCGTGGTCGGCCCAACGTTTGGGATACCGCAGTCAGGTTGCTGGCCCAGCAGCAACTGATGGCCACTACGCGGGCATCACGTTGCACTCAGTTTATGACCGCACAGCGCCAGGCTTATGGAACCGAAGATTGCTGGCTTGGCTACGATTGGCTTGGTGGGCACTGCGCAGCAACTTTCGGGTCTTTCACCTTCATGATCCCGATTTGCTGCTGACTGGCATGGTGCTTAGGCTCTGCGGCAGAAAGGTGATCTACGACGTACATGACGACTATCAAGCGGCCTTTCAAACTCGGCTGCGCGGACGTCCCGTGCTACGGGCTCTTGTGCCTCGCACATGGTGGCTCCTGGAACGCAACGCTGCCCGACTATTTCAAGGCGTAATCGTGGCTGATCATCATCTGGCCAGAAAGTTTCGCCACTGCCAGCCAGTAATCTTAGGGAACTATCCACGGCTGGATTTTACAAGAGCTGCCGACACGTCGCGCGAAACAACCTTTAATCTGCTGTATGTTGGGGGAGTATCCAGATATCGTGGGCTGCACATTGTGGCTCAAGCCCTCCAATTGCTGCCTCAGACCGATTTGCGGCTGCATATCGTGGGAACTTGTAGAGAGGCTGGACTGCGAGACGAACTCACAGCGGATGCAAGGGTTGTGCTGCATGGGCAGGTCGAGTGGACTCGGCTACACACCATTTACGAGCGCGCGCATGTGGGATTAGCGATCTATCAGCCGATACCAGAGTTCGTGACAGTGGACCACTCCGCTAAAATCATCGAATACATGGCCGCCGGGCTGCCGATTATCACCGCCGACTTTCCAGGCCTTCGCCGTTTCGTGCAAGAACCTGGCTGCGGAGTGGTAGTGGATCCGACCAGTCCCACAGCGCTGGCTGCCGAGATCGACAGTCTGTACAAGGATCCCCAGAGACGTCTGGAGCTTGGACGGCGTGGGCGCAAGCTGTTTGAAGCCGAGTATCATTGGGAACAGCATGAGCCCAAGCTGGCGGCACTTTACGGACAGCTTCGACATCATGCGCCCGTCATAGAACGATCAGCATATTATTGA